In Rhodospirillum rubrum ATCC 11170, a genomic segment contains:
- a CDS encoding C4-dicarboxylate ABC transporter substrate-binding protein, which produces MIFSRALSRLCLVVPLIGLCLTAVPSAYALTFKAAHGHGDGMDDVRQRVIEVMAKTLAQSRSGLAIKIYPRGKLFELEDLWTGLTGGTLEIANLPLARLRALDPVFAAPTLPGLAQSVDEAYGLAATPMMAAVRGALAQRGMRVLADIWLPGALVFSGRSCLADPPALAGRTVAAGGRLLGDLAVGQGARASALDEGRGRALLRALPDLVAVLPEVDVLTTLSPAPPACVLLAEGAGAWFDYQPVIVSEAALARLTPAQRAALDEAAAAAELYGRRAQDKGPQARGAILEKRGLTWAVPTAAEAEAWAALGKPLLSTLVGRGTSAATAPPDRPLPGTVPPATPGSSFLRGLGP; this is translated from the coding sequence ATGATTTTTTCCCGCGCGCTTTCCCGCCTCTGCCTTGTCGTTCCGCTGATCGGGCTGTGCCTGACGGCGGTGCCTTCGGCTTACGCCCTGACCTTCAAGGCCGCCCATGGCCATGGCGACGGCATGGACGACGTCCGCCAAAGGGTGATCGAGGTGATGGCCAAGACCCTGGCCCAAAGCCGCAGCGGTCTGGCGATCAAGATCTACCCCCGGGGAAAACTGTTCGAACTGGAGGATCTGTGGACCGGCTTGACCGGCGGCACCCTGGAAATCGCCAATCTGCCTTTGGCGCGGCTGCGGGCGCTGGATCCGGTCTTCGCCGCGCCGACCCTGCCCGGGCTCGCCCAAAGCGTTGACGAGGCCTATGGACTGGCCGCCACGCCGATGATGGCGGCGGTGCGCGGCGCCCTCGCCCAGCGCGGCATGCGGGTTCTGGCCGATATCTGGCTGCCCGGCGCCCTGGTCTTTTCCGGCCGCTCTTGCTTGGCCGATCCACCGGCCCTGGCCGGGCGGACGGTGGCCGCCGGCGGGCGCCTGCTTGGCGATCTCGCCGTGGGGCAGGGGGCGCGGGCCAGCGCCCTGGACGAGGGGCGCGGCCGGGCGCTGCTGCGCGCCTTGCCCGATCTGGTGGCGGTGCTGCCCGAGGTCGATGTGCTGACCACCCTGTCCCCCGCGCCGCCGGCCTGCGTTCTGCTTGCCGAAGGCGCGGGCGCATGGTTCGATTATCAACCGGTGATCGTATCCGAGGCCGCCCTGGCCCGGCTGACCCCGGCCCAGCGCGCCGCCCTTGACGAGGCGGCGGCGGCGGCCGAGCTTTATGGCCGGCGGGCCCAGGACAAGGGGCCGCAGGCGCGCGGGGCGATCTTGGAAAAGCGCGGCCTGACCTGGGCGGTGCCGACGGCCGCCGAAGCCGAGGCCTGGGCCGCCCTGGGCAAGCCGCTGCTCTCTACCCTGGTCGGGCGGGGGACCTCGGCGGCGACAGCGCCGCCGGATCGGCCTTTGCCCGGTACCGTTCCGCCGGCGACCCCCGGGTCGTCCTTTCTCCGTGGCTTGGGACCGTAA
- a CDS encoding enoyl-CoA hydratase/isomerase family protein yields MSDDDILFEQKGALGAITLNRPRALNALTLPKVERMDRALRAWATDKTVGVVTVEGSGGRAFCAGGDVRALAEVGKNGASAFLDAFFGQEYRLNRLIKTYPKPYVALLGGITMGGGVGISIHGRFPVATEATLIAMPETGIGMFPDVGGTYFLPRCPGATGVYLALTGARIGAADAVALGLCTHHIPLSALEAVKEALAALDADAGADGVKAVLDGFHRDPGEAPLAPRRAAIARCFGQPTLEDILAALASEAAIGDRAWAEETRAGLLAKSPFATRVTFEQLRRGATLDFDGCMALEYRMAPRIARHPDFIEGVRALLVDKDNQPRWSAKALAEVEDAAVGALFAPRADGDLEFRDP; encoded by the coding sequence ATGAGCGACGACGACATCCTGTTTGAGCAAAAGGGCGCCTTGGGCGCCATCACCCTTAACCGGCCGCGCGCCCTGAACGCCCTGACCCTGCCCAAGGTCGAGCGGATGGACCGCGCCCTGCGCGCCTGGGCCACCGATAAGACGGTGGGCGTGGTCACGGTCGAAGGGTCGGGCGGCCGGGCGTTTTGCGCCGGTGGCGATGTCCGCGCCCTGGCTGAGGTCGGCAAAAATGGCGCGAGCGCCTTTCTGGATGCCTTCTTCGGCCAGGAATATCGCCTCAACCGCCTGATCAAGACCTATCCCAAGCCCTATGTCGCCCTGCTCGGCGGCATCACCATGGGCGGCGGGGTGGGCATTTCGATCCATGGCCGCTTTCCTGTGGCCACCGAAGCCACCCTCATCGCCATGCCCGAAACCGGCATCGGCATGTTCCCCGATGTCGGCGGCACCTATTTTCTGCCGCGCTGCCCGGGGGCGACGGGGGTTTATCTGGCCCTGACCGGAGCGCGGATCGGCGCGGCCGACGCGGTCGCTTTGGGGTTGTGCACCCACCATATCCCCTTAAGCGCCCTGGAGGCGGTCAAGGAGGCCCTGGCGGCTTTGGACGCGGACGCCGGAGCCGACGGGGTGAAGGCGGTGCTTGACGGCTTCCACCGCGATCCGGGCGAGGCGCCGCTGGCACCCAGGCGCGCCGCCATCGCCCGCTGTTTCGGCCAGCCCACCCTCGAGGACATCCTGGCCGCCCTGGCCAGCGAGGCGGCGATCGGCGATCGGGCCTGGGCGGAGGAAACCCGGGCCGGCCTGTTGGCGAAATCGCCCTTCGCCACGCGGGTGACCTTCGAGCAATTGCGCCGGGGCGCCACCCTCGATTTCGACGGCTGCATGGCCTTGGAATACCGCATGGCGCCGCGCATCGCCCGCCATCCCGATTTCATCGAAGGCGTGCGCGCCCTGCTTGTCGATAAGGACAACCAGCCGCGGTGGTCGGCCAAGGCCCTCGCCGAGGTCGAGGACGCCGCCGTCGGAGCGCTGTTCGCGCCGCGTGCCGATGGCGATCTGGAGTTTCGCGACCCTTAA
- the folE gene encoding GTP cyclohydrolase I FolE: MEKTLLSRAQSGVEAFDATPYYKPVSVGEAEAAIAVLLRYIGEDPTREGLVETPARFIRACGHHFAGYAQDPLRILATTFSESAGYAGMILLRDIRFEAFCEHHLAPIIGKAHVAYMPNDRVVGLSKLARVVDVFAKRLQLQERMTMQIATAIEAALAPRGVAVLIESEHHCMSTRGAYKPGSTMVTSVTTGCFEADGAPRREFFEAVRA, from the coding sequence ATGGAAAAGACCTTGCTGTCGCGTGCGCAAAGCGGTGTGGAAGCCTTTGATGCGACGCCGTATTACAAGCCCGTCTCGGTCGGAGAGGCCGAGGCGGCCATCGCCGTGCTTCTGCGCTATATCGGCGAGGATCCGACGCGCGAGGGATTGGTTGAAACCCCGGCCCGCTTCATTCGCGCCTGCGGCCATCATTTCGCCGGCTATGCCCAAGATCCCCTGCGCATCCTCGCCACCACCTTTTCCGAAAGCGCCGGCTACGCCGGGATGATCCTGCTGCGCGACATCCGCTTTGAGGCCTTTTGCGAGCACCATTTGGCCCCGATCATCGGCAAGGCCCATGTCGCCTATATGCCGAACGACCGCGTGGTCGGGCTGTCGAAGCTCGCCCGGGTTGTCGATGTCTTCGCCAAGCGCCTGCAACTGCAAGAGCGCATGACCATGCAGATCGCCACGGCGATCGAGGCCGCCCTGGCGCCGCGCGGGGTGGCGGTGCTGATCGAGTCCGAGCATCACTGCATGAGCACGCGCGGCGCCTATAAGCCGGGATCGACCATGGTGACCTCGGTGACGACCGGTTGCTTCGAAGCCGACGGCGCGCCGCGACGGGAGTTTTTCGAGGCCGTTCGCGCCTGA
- the hemB gene encoding porphobilinogen synthase: MSITIPNLGSFPRTRLRRPRRDDWSRRLLAENTLTAADLIWPVFVIEGRSARQAVDSLPGVDRLSIDLLVEAAKEAFDLGIPAIALFPCVDPALKTPDAAEAANPDNLVCRTVQALKKALPDMGVICDVALDPFNSDGHDGLVRDGQILNDESVEVLCRQALVQAQAGCDVVAPSDMMDGRVAALRDTLDANDLDRVQICSYAAKYASAYYGPFRDALGSGGALKGDKKTYQMNPANSDEALREVALDIEEGADMIMVKPGLPYLDIIHRVKTTFGVPTLAYQVSGEYAMLKGAIDRGWLKGDLAIEETLMAFKRAGADAVLTYFAVEMAKMLKAR, from the coding sequence GTGAGCATCACCATTCCCAATCTGGGCAGCTTTCCCCGTACCCGCCTGCGGCGTCCGCGCCGGGACGATTGGTCCCGTCGCCTGCTCGCCGAAAACACCTTGACCGCCGCCGACCTGATCTGGCCGGTCTTCGTTATCGAAGGCCGCTCGGCGCGTCAGGCCGTCGACAGCCTGCCCGGCGTCGACCGCCTGAGCATCGATCTGCTGGTCGAGGCGGCCAAGGAGGCCTTCGACCTGGGAATTCCGGCGATCGCCCTGTTCCCCTGCGTCGATCCCGCCCTCAAGACCCCCGACGCCGCCGAGGCCGCCAATCCGGATAATCTGGTTTGCCGCACGGTCCAGGCCCTTAAAAAGGCCCTGCCCGACATGGGCGTCATTTGCGACGTGGCCCTTGATCCGTTCAATTCGGACGGTCACGACGGTTTGGTCCGCGATGGTCAGATCCTCAACGATGAAAGCGTCGAGGTGCTGTGCCGTCAGGCCCTGGTCCAGGCCCAGGCCGGCTGCGATGTCGTCGCCCCCTCGGACATGATGGATGGCCGGGTCGCCGCCCTGCGCGATACCCTGGACGCCAACGACCTCGACCGCGTGCAGATCTGTTCCTATGCCGCCAAATACGCCAGCGCCTATTACGGGCCGTTCCGCGACGCGCTCGGCTCGGGCGGGGCGCTCAAGGGCGACAAGAAGACCTATCAGATGAACCCGGCCAATTCCGATGAAGCCCTGCGCGAAGTGGCGCTCGACATCGAGGAAGGCGCCGACATGATCATGGTCAAACCCGGCCTGCCCTATCTCGACATCATCCACCGGGTGAAAACCACCTTCGGCGTGCCGACCCTGGCCTATCAGGTGAGCGGGGAATACGCCATGCTCAAGGGCGCCATCGATCGCGGCTGGCTCAAGGGCGATCTGGCCATCGAAGAAACCCTGATGGCCTTCAAACGCGCCGGCGCCGATGCCGTCTTGACCTATTTCGCCGTCGAAATGGCCAAGATGCTCAAGGCGCGCTGA
- a CDS encoding penicillin acylase family protein encodes MTRLGHWMLRLGLGAVALGLVAALVLGLALTGSLPRTSGRIEVTTGGALPVDDPQRPGSSTTWGGLSGPIDIIRDRYAIPTIRAANDRDAAFALGVVHAQDRLWQMEGMRRLGAGRMAELLGPRALPIDRFMRTLGLHALAAETYRRMPADERAVMEAYCAGVNQIIGAKWTIPPPEFLMLLARPEPWRPVDSLVWGRLMGLWLSADWQEELVRAALAKSLSPERLKSLWPAFGRSDVAARPAAAPLSGEAALALLAAFPKALAPTLASNAWAVGGGKTASGQPLLASDPHLGFQAPIQWYLARLETPERTLTGATFPGVPLTVIGTNERVAWGLTTTHSDTMDLFVERVVDADHYLTENGPEPWLRRTETLAVRGAPSETLEVRASRHGPVISDVLPAASADLGHAALGEGEALTLAATALRPDDQTALALRALNRAGTADEVRKAARGFQSPQQNLIYATAEGAIGRLSPGLTPLRAGGPGLLPQTGWTSTSRWTGYIPFEDLPAESDPASGFVYNTNSAIVGEDYPHYLIDAWPGEDRAARLARLLAYRDDHGPRDMALYQLDTVSHALETLLPRLLDFPAALRPAGSAVARAHALLADPGWSFDMGAHRTEPLIATAWLVAVNRLLFAPAMGPAFAAWERLDPAVLHRALDGAGSWCDPAADAEGLTGCDRLKARALDEALSGLVESLGGADPFTVTWGEVHRAHFRHPLFRYLPALAKLTTLETATGGDDFTLSRGSWGGDRTDPFAHVHGAGLRAVIDFATIAAPGFILATGQSGHPLSPHYRDMVDLWRRGALITVDGADPSGGHLILEPVGDR; translated from the coding sequence ATGACGCGCCTTGGACACTGGATGCTCCGTCTCGGCCTAGGCGCCGTGGCCCTGGGTCTTGTCGCCGCCCTGGTCCTTGGGCTGGCGCTGACCGGATCGCTGCCGCGCACCAGCGGCCGGATCGAGGTGACGACCGGCGGCGCCCTGCCGGTGGACGATCCGCAACGGCCGGGCTCGTCCACAACCTGGGGCGGGCTTTCCGGCCCCATCGACATCATCCGCGACCGCTACGCCATCCCGACCATCCGCGCCGCCAACGACCGCGATGCCGCCTTCGCCCTGGGCGTCGTCCATGCCCAGGACCGGTTGTGGCAAATGGAAGGCATGCGCCGCCTGGGGGCCGGACGCATGGCCGAATTGCTCGGCCCCCGCGCCCTGCCCATCGACCGCTTCATGCGCACCCTGGGCCTGCACGCCCTGGCGGCGGAGACCTACCGGCGGATGCCCGCCGACGAGCGCGCGGTGATGGAAGCCTATTGCGCCGGCGTCAATCAGATCATCGGCGCGAAATGGACGATCCCGCCCCCGGAATTCCTGATGCTGCTGGCCCGGCCCGAGCCCTGGCGGCCCGTCGATTCGCTGGTCTGGGGCCGGTTGATGGGCCTGTGGCTTTCCGCCGATTGGCAAGAGGAACTGGTGCGCGCCGCCTTGGCCAAAAGCCTGTCGCCCGAGCGCCTGAAAAGCCTGTGGCCGGCCTTTGGCCGATCGGATGTCGCCGCCCGTCCCGCCGCCGCGCCGCTGTCGGGGGAGGCCGCCCTGGCGCTTCTCGCCGCCTTTCCCAAGGCCCTGGCCCCGACCCTGGCCTCGAACGCCTGGGCGGTCGGCGGCGGCAAGACCGCCAGCGGCCAGCCGCTGCTCGCCAGCGATCCCCACTTGGGGTTTCAGGCGCCGATTCAATGGTATCTGGCGCGCCTTGAAACCCCCGAAAGAACCCTGACCGGGGCGACTTTTCCCGGGGTTCCCCTGACGGTCATCGGCACCAATGAACGCGTCGCCTGGGGGCTGACCACCACCCATTCCGACACCATGGATCTGTTCGTCGAACGCGTCGTCGATGCCGATCATTATCTGACCGAAAACGGCCCCGAACCCTGGCTGCGGCGCACCGAGACCCTGGCCGTGCGCGGCGCCCCCAGCGAAACCCTGGAGGTTCGCGCCTCGCGCCATGGGCCGGTGATCTCGGACGTTCTGCCCGCCGCTTCGGCCGACCTGGGCCACGCCGCCCTCGGCGAGGGAGAGGCGCTGACCCTGGCGGCCACGGCGTTGCGCCCCGATGACCAAACGGCGCTGGCGCTGCGCGCCCTCAACCGGGCGGGCACGGCCGACGAGGTGCGCAAGGCGGCGCGCGGCTTCCAATCGCCCCAGCAGAACCTGATCTACGCCACCGCCGAGGGCGCCATCGGCCGGCTCTCGCCCGGGCTGACGCCGCTGCGCGCCGGGGGGCCGGGGTTGCTGCCGCAAACGGGCTGGACGTCGACCAGCCGCTGGACCGGCTATATTCCCTTTGAGGATCTTCCCGCCGAAAGCGATCCGGCAAGCGGCTTTGTTTACAACACCAACAGCGCCATCGTCGGCGAGGATTATCCCCATTACCTGATCGATGCCTGGCCGGGCGAGGATCGGGCGGCGCGCCTTGCCCGCCTGCTGGCTTACCGCGATGACCATGGCCCGCGAGACATGGCGCTCTATCAGCTTGATACGGTCTCCCATGCCCTGGAAACCCTGTTGCCCCGCCTGCTTGATTTCCCCGCCGCCCTGCGCCCTGCGGGCTCGGCCGTCGCCCGCGCCCATGCCCTGCTGGCCGACCCCGGCTGGTCCTTCGACATGGGGGCGCACCGCACCGAACCGCTGATCGCCACCGCCTGGCTGGTCGCCGTCAATCGCCTGCTGTTCGCCCCGGCGATGGGGCCGGCCTTCGCCGCCTGGGAAAGGCTGGACCCGGCCGTGCTGCACCGGGCGCTTGATGGCGCGGGATCGTGGTGCGACCCCGCGGCCGACGCCGAAGGCCTTACCGGCTGCGACCGTCTCAAGGCCCGGGCCCTCGACGAGGCCCTAAGCGGCCTCGTCGAGTCCCTGGGCGGCGCCGATCCCTTCACCGTGACCTGGGGCGAGGTCCACCGCGCCCATTTCCGTCACCCGCTGTTTCGCTATCTGCCGGCTCTGGCCAAGCTGACCACCCTGGAAACGGCGACGGGGGGCGATGATTTCACCCTGTCGCGCGGCAGTTGGGGCGGCGATCGGACCGACCCCTTCGCCCATGTCCATGGCGCCGGCCTGCGTGCCGTGATCGATTTCGCCACCATCGCCGCCCCGGGTTTCATTCTGGCCACCGGCCAGTCCGGGCACCCGCTGTCCCCCCATTACCGCGACATGGTCGATCTGTGGCGGCGCGGCGCGCTGATCACCGTCGATGGCGCCGACCCCTCGGGCGGCCATCTCATCCTCGAACCGGTGGGCGACCGCTAA
- a CDS encoding O-acetylhomoserine aminocarboxypropyltransferase/cysteine synthase family protein yields MATDSTHPETLVLHAGYRSDEATNAVAVPIYQTTSYQFRDTEQAANLFALKELGNIYTRIMNPTCDALEQRVAALEGGVAALAVSSGQTASTFAVLNLCQAGDNFVTSTDLYGGTWNLFANTFKQMGIEARFVDPSDPEAFRRATDEKTRCYYAETLPNPKLHVFPIAEVAAIGRALGVPLIVDNTAAPVLCRPLALGAAVVVYSATKYIGGHGTSIGGIVVDGGNFDWEAHGARFPTLTNPDPSYHGAVWTEAVKPLGPIAYILRMRVILLRDIGAALSPFNAFLLIQGLETLPLRMRAHCENALKVVDFLKSHPQVTTVIHPSVQTGELARRRDGALAHGQGALVGFELKGGLEAGRAFIDALKMLYHVANIGDARSLAIHPASTTHSQLSAEDQLATGVSQGYVRLSIGIEHADDIIGDLKQALESL; encoded by the coding sequence ATGGCGACCGACAGCACCCATCCCGAAACCCTGGTTCTTCACGCCGGATACCGCAGCGACGAGGCCACCAACGCGGTCGCCGTGCCGATCTACCAAACCACCTCCTATCAGTTCCGCGACACCGAACAGGCGGCCAACCTGTTCGCGCTGAAGGAACTGGGCAATATCTACACCCGCATCATGAACCCGACCTGCGACGCCCTTGAGCAGCGGGTGGCCGCCCTTGAAGGCGGCGTCGCCGCCCTCGCCGTTTCCTCGGGGCAGACGGCGAGCACCTTCGCCGTGCTCAACCTGTGTCAGGCCGGCGATAATTTCGTAACCTCGACCGACCTCTATGGCGGCACCTGGAACCTGTTTGCCAATACCTTCAAGCAGATGGGCATCGAGGCGCGCTTCGTCGATCCCAGCGATCCCGAGGCCTTCCGCCGGGCGACCGACGAAAAAACCCGCTGCTATTACGCCGAGACCCTGCCCAATCCCAAACTGCACGTCTTCCCGATCGCCGAGGTCGCCGCCATCGGGCGGGCCCTGGGCGTGCCGCTGATCGTCGACAACACCGCCGCCCCCGTGCTGTGCCGGCCGCTGGCCCTGGGCGCCGCCGTCGTCGTCTATTCGGCGACCAAATACATCGGCGGCCATGGCACCAGCATCGGCGGCATCGTCGTCGATGGCGGCAATTTCGACTGGGAGGCCCATGGGGCGCGCTTCCCCACCCTGACCAACCCCGACCCCAGCTATCACGGCGCGGTCTGGACCGAAGCGGTCAAACCCCTGGGGCCGATCGCCTATATCTTGCGCATGCGGGTGATCTTGCTGCGCGACATCGGCGCCGCGCTCAGCCCGTTCAACGCCTTTTTGTTGATCCAGGGGCTGGAGACCCTGCCCTTGCGCATGCGCGCCCATTGCGAAAACGCCCTCAAGGTCGTCGATTTCCTCAAATCCCACCCCCAGGTCACCACCGTCATCCACCCCAGCGTCCAGACCGGCGAGTTGGCGCGGCGGCGCGACGGGGCGCTTGCCCACGGCCAGGGCGCCCTGGTCGGCTTTGAACTGAAGGGCGGGCTGGAGGCCGGGCGCGCCTTCATCGACGCCCTGAAGATGCTCTACCATGTCGCCAATATCGGCGATGCCCGCAGTCTGGCCATTCACCCCGCCAGCACCACCCACTCGCAGTTGTCGGCCGAAGACCAGCTTGCAACCGGCGTCTCGCAGGGGTATGTCCGTCTTTCCATCGGCATCGAGCATGCCGACGATATCATTGGTGACCTGAAACAGGCCTTGGAGTCGTTGTGA
- a CDS encoding alpha/beta fold hydrolase, producing the protein MTKPLLQLQDSVAVLRPEGFRHMAYVEWRGDHDAPPAFCVHGLTRNGRDFDALAQALAASRRVFCPDVLGRGRSDCLTDPAGYANLAYAADMVTLIARGGGGAIDWVGTSMGGLIGMILAAMPGSPIRRLVLNDVGPFVPQAAMARIRDYVGYDPVFDTLAELEAYLRKVHAPFGPLSDGQWRTMAEHGHWRIEGGRYKLARDPAIAVPIKAAPLADVSLWPLWDAITCPVLVIRGAESDLLTAETVAEMAGRGPGCTVVEVAGVGHAPALLTADQIAPIVDFLVK; encoded by the coding sequence ATGACGAAACCCCTGCTTCAGCTTCAAGACAGCGTCGCCGTGCTGCGTCCCGAGGGCTTCCGCCATATGGCCTATGTGGAATGGCGCGGCGATCATGACGCGCCGCCGGCCTTTTGCGTTCATGGCCTGACTCGCAACGGCCGCGATTTCGACGCGTTGGCCCAGGCCCTGGCGGCGAGCCGGCGGGTGTTCTGCCCCGATGTTCTGGGACGCGGGCGCAGCGATTGTCTGACCGATCCGGCGGGCTATGCCAATCTCGCCTATGCCGCCGATATGGTGACGCTGATCGCGCGCGGCGGCGGCGGCGCCATCGATTGGGTGGGAACCTCGATGGGCGGGTTGATCGGCATGATCCTCGCCGCCATGCCGGGCAGCCCGATCCGCAGGCTGGTGCTCAACGATGTCGGGCCCTTCGTTCCGCAGGCGGCGATGGCGCGCATTCGCGACTATGTCGGCTATGACCCGGTTTTTGATACCCTGGCCGAGCTTGAAGCCTATCTGCGCAAGGTTCACGCCCCCTTTGGCCCGCTGAGCGATGGCCAATGGCGGACGATGGCCGAGCATGGGCATTGGCGGATCGAGGGGGGGCGCTACAAGCTGGCGCGCGACCCGGCGATCGCCGTGCCGATCAAGGCCGCTCCGCTGGCCGACGTTTCGCTGTGGCCGCTGTGGGATGCCATCACCTGTCCGGTGCTGGTGATTCGCGGCGCCGAGTCCGACCTGTTGACAGCCGAGACCGTGGCCGAGATGGCCGGTCGCGGGCCGGGCTGCACGGTGGTCGAAGTGGCCGGCGTCGGTCACGCCCCGGCGCTGCTGACGGCCGATCAGATCGCCCCGATCGTCGATTTTCTGGTGAAATGA
- a CDS encoding acyl-CoA dehydrogenase family protein, with amino-acid sequence MDFQPTADQKQFQELARGFADAEMKPRARAWDEGAIFPVETLRAAAALGFAGIYVGEEFGGAGLTRLDAALIFEELATACPSTAAFLTIHNMASSMIDRFAGRDLRARLLPGLMTMERFASYCLTEPGAGSDAAALRTRAVRDGDGYRLSGQKAFISGGGHSDVYVVMARTGEAGAKGISAFVVEAGAPGLSFGKPEAKMGWKSQPTCAVMFDDLRVPASHRLGEEGEGFRIAMMGLDGGRLNIGACSLGGAKGAFEAALAYVKERRQFGKAIAEFQATQFTLADMATALEAARLLLHKAAWLLDAGDPSATSFCAMAKRLATDTGFSVCDQALQLHGGYGYTSDYPVERLLRDLRVHRILEGTNEIMRVIIGRRLLAD; translated from the coding sequence ATGGATTTTCAACCCACGGCGGACCAAAAGCAGTTCCAGGAGTTGGCGCGCGGCTTTGCCGATGCCGAGATGAAACCCCGGGCCCGCGCCTGGGACGAGGGGGCGATCTTTCCGGTTGAAACCCTGCGGGCCGCCGCCGCCCTGGGCTTCGCCGGCATCTATGTGGGCGAGGAGTTCGGCGGGGCCGGGCTGACCCGCCTGGACGCCGCCCTGATCTTTGAAGAACTGGCGACCGCCTGCCCGTCGACCGCCGCCTTCTTGACCATCCACAATATGGCGAGTTCGATGATCGACCGCTTCGCCGGCCGGGATCTGCGGGCCCGCCTGCTACCCGGGCTGATGACGATGGAGCGCTTCGCCAGCTATTGCCTGACCGAACCGGGGGCGGGGTCCGATGCCGCTGCCTTGCGCACCCGGGCGGTGCGCGATGGCGACGGCTATCGGCTAAGCGGCCAGAAGGCCTTCATCTCGGGCGGCGGCCATAGCGATGTTTATGTGGTGATGGCGCGCACCGGCGAGGCCGGGGCCAAGGGGATCTCGGCCTTCGTCGTCGAGGCCGGCGCGCCGGGGCTGTCCTTTGGCAAGCCCGAGGCCAAGATGGGCTGGAAAAGCCAGCCGACCTGCGCGGTGATGTTCGATGATCTGCGCGTTCCCGCCAGCCATCGCCTGGGCGAGGAGGGCGAGGGCTTTCGCATCGCCATGATGGGGCTGGACGGCGGCCGGCTGAATATCGGCGCCTGTTCGCTGGGCGGAGCCAAGGGGGCTTTCGAAGCGGCGCTGGCCTATGTCAAGGAACGCCGGCAATTCGGCAAGGCCATCGCCGAGTTCCAGGCCACCCAGTTCACCCTGGCCGATATGGCGACCGCCCTGGAAGCGGCCCGGCTGCTGCTCCACAAGGCCGCCTGGCTGCTCGATGCCGGCGATCCAAGCGCCACCAGCTTTTGCGCCATGGCCAAACGACTGGCGACCGACACCGGATTTAGCGTGTGTGATCAAGCGCTTCAGCTTCACGGCGGCTACGGGTACACCAGTGACTATCCGGTCGAACGGCTGTTGCGCGATCTGCGCGTTCACCGGATCTTGGAAGGCACCAACGAGATCATGCGGGTGATCATCGGCCGCCGACTGCTGGCCGATTAG
- the mmsB gene encoding 3-hydroxyisobutyrate dehydrogenase — translation MAKIAFIGLGNMGGPMLRNLLKAGHECVAFDLSAPALAAAEQAGARPAASPGDAARGVDGVITMLPAGTIVRAVYEGPGGVIANAAPGTLLIDCSTIDVASARAVAEAATAAGLSMVDAPVSGGVAGAAAATLTFMVGGPPETFEAARPILAAMGGTIVHAGAAGTGQAAKICNNMLLGISMIGTCEAFMLAKRLGLDAQKLFDISSKASGQCWSLTSYCPVPGPVASAPSNRDYQPGFAAAMMLKDLKLAQEAAAGVDAATPLGAAAAALYSLYCNAGHAGTDFSGIIAMIDGSD, via the coding sequence ATGGCCAAGATCGCTTTCATCGGCCTGGGCAATATGGGCGGACCGATGCTGCGCAACCTGCTCAAGGCCGGCCACGAGTGCGTGGCCTTCGATCTGTCGGCCCCCGCCCTGGCGGCGGCCGAACAGGCGGGGGCCCGGCCGGCCGCCAGCCCCGGCGACGCCGCGCGCGGGGTCGATGGGGTGATCACCATGCTGCCCGCCGGAACCATCGTCCGCGCCGTCTATGAGGGCCCGGGCGGGGTGATCGCCAACGCCGCGCCGGGAACCTTGCTGATCGATTGCTCGACCATCGATGTCGCCAGCGCCCGGGCGGTGGCCGAGGCGGCGACGGCGGCCGGGCTGTCGATGGTCGACGCCCCCGTATCGGGTGGGGTGGCCGGAGCGGCGGCGGCGACCTTAACTTTCATGGTTGGCGGTCCGCCGGAAACCTTCGAGGCGGCGCGGCCGATTCTGGCGGCGATGGGCGGGACCATCGTCCATGCCGGGGCGGCGGGAACCGGGCAGGCGGCCAAGATCTGCAACAACATGCTGCTGGGCATTTCGATGATCGGCACCTGCGAGGCCTTCATGTTGGCCAAACGCCTGGGGCTCGACGCGCAAAAGTTGTTCGACATCAGTTCCAAGGCCTCGGGCCAATGCTGGTCGCTGACCTCTTATTGTCCGGTTCCCGGACCGGTGGCCAGCGCGCCGTCCAACCGCGATTATCAACCGGGGTTCGCCGCGGCGATGATGCTCAAGGACTTGAAGCTGGCCCAAGAGGCCGCCGCCGGCGTTGACGCGGCGACGCCCCTGGGGGCCGCCGCCGCCGCCCTTTACAGCCTGTATTGTAACGCCGGCCATGCCGGAACCGACTTCTCGGGCATCATCGCCATGATCGACGGCAGCGACTGA